In one Musa acuminata AAA Group cultivar baxijiao chromosome BXJ2-5, Cavendish_Baxijiao_AAA, whole genome shotgun sequence genomic region, the following are encoded:
- the LOC135613199 gene encoding uncharacterized protein LOC135613199 isoform X1, with amino-acid sequence MPTVRYLIRNEYGLADPELHRAADKDDPEAILEGVAMAGLVGVLRQLGDLAEFAAEIFRDLHEEIMGTAARSHGLTLRVQQLEAEFPSVEKSFLSQSSHSSFAYNDGIDWRCTIQMDQNLITQGDMPRFILDSYEECRGPPQLFTLDKFDTAGAGACLKRYSDPSFFKMESVSSGLLETYIPKEKKSRKTRKKGSRWRNCQSLESLLSPHANSNLHPTTSDQVSNKSATKFRRLRSRNSNGTSGSIGINLRKLLLELHSDKQKVVYDNSGSRLNINVNLVDSSELTCELHDTVMDVSANHPLARYASPIKTPTKEVPVLTTYELDCWKEEIEELSEAQYEPFGQVQSPQRIFNFMEKNEKLADSEKKSEGSACDYKLSDLEKTTSLHVVDYTLVEDELKLEGSTDGYRSEDIGSELENFMDALNSMESEVEMDFENKGRPDLGILIKEALEMDIDTSERPEGLQTNILKPGSAEVSTLRLNNIQKGGMSCVPYSDTSSNLTEMPATQEKLISSNSSVNSELCNETHDENKGRPDLGILRKEAHEMDFDSSERPEEKQCDISEPDSAEFSTVSVRLNDIQKSGMSSDVYSDTLSNLASVSATQEEAVSSNSSANSELCDETHGENKGGPDLDILRKEAHEADFDTCKIPEEKQSDISEPDSAEVPTVSVRLNDVQKSGMSSDPSPDTLSNLAVVSETQEVVSSNSSANSELCDETHDKNKGRPDPDVLRKEAHEMDYDTSERPEEKLSDISEPYSAEVFTMSVRLNNIQKSGMSHVACLDTLSNLAVMSATQEEVVSSNSSANSELCDVTHDENKGRLNLDVLRKEAHEMDFERPKEKQSDISEPDSAEVSTMSIRLNNIQKSGMSRVACLDTLSNLAVMSATQEEVVSSNSSADSEICDVTHDENKGKPDLDILRKEVHEMDFDTTERPEDMQTEISEPGSAGLSAVSVNLNNIPKSGMSSIPYLDTLSNLDEMPATQPTVVSSNSSMNSELHGETNDKSCEEILPHDEVVNSAEPKSDEASNRKTFDGLNLDIKDESCSSFVIKSTSSLINIDPKESFDAQQLVTALLNDASAGLNAKGTDETTKCLDGSTYLGSNSPAKPHHAEHVDEPILKDMMETFEMPNDLSCSPIRSVSMDDFGNEYSLVTTVPTAKEMQHSLDQDIETFASEEGTVTNSGGSSLTSIIAFVPDTGMDLQHHQLAADTNNGQHPEETNTETSFDYMKGTDGVAQNMNGSSVQTKDDNVSESLHLTHNPVEQMSEEMSLRPDTSDHLSDTKHESGLAKDFACYIEVPQHLSNVTIGKRTDSMNQDAEVDSTETIFSSVSAIVAINDKDCLTEMENLIAVENLSYSRSEVGFKDADRVAENNVELPETRQLQLEFLANKEESQESPRVSSAEETQESSIMNSEEQVRWCSESETISNRVMNSPMFFLDHLKFPNEFNQDNPQKNIQEIEQIIHIDNVSAENFPSKDEAKSYDPSLMYTQEASGLRSQLLEDSTTSTSVSYGHQLKTCEINSPKKVKMLGKADTLNMTVTSEAGQSALDPGVSCSGMSAKHSFNENDAGFLGDIGIMVPAEHVQAYLQTCTHDAHLKYPMESEPDLGSKSFAQGCQRSEKHQTTLLTGILVSDPASLPGVSTSQAGDEVKVESESLHHKGEYLEFGIPFIDIDDKPSDGYEPNYHAFVNNGKYNDLDELPNAGMVGKLSTEALVSSKGSPPEVSAGYAVSNVLDMMFSLVSSSDVTVTESASRLSHEPQSDEPTSSYPMQNPEEPPLPPLEWRSRKLPLSPLLPIENSSQSLAGTKTFMALSDSKPANLPTAPPLGSSELPPIIVDQIHQHVSLGDAIVHSLNASSSISSSSEYEMSRCACNTQDGLKLSLVDTFTPSATMENQISQDSTSQEEKIQVMSDKRFPLSQLWSGLGLVKPHYSDLSHLNLEKETVEPQNPFLVESALGDANHHRNYGGFGSVNMHLLESSELSVSSGVVPEPNLVYSLEGNQSTLFGFVPTTEDDWFSIKPCSIRNRPRNPLIEAVAAHDRSTLRKVPELARPLNESKADKKDPLLESNILQLRKVSEIVKPSDKPKANERDALLEQIRNKSYSLKPAVLSKPNSKGHPANIKVAAILEKANAIRQVIAGSDEEDGGDSWSDC; translated from the exons ATGCCGACCGTTCGATACCTGATACGGAACGAGTACGGGTTGGCGGATCCAGAGCTCCACCGAGCCGCCGACAAGGATGATCCCGAGGCCATCCTCGAAGGGGTGGCCATGGCCGGCCTCGTCGGCGTACTTCGTCAGCTCGGAGATCTTGCAGA GTTTGCTGCAGAAATATTTCGTGACTTGCATGAAGAAATTATGGGAACTGCAGCTAGAAGTCATGGTTTGACACTTCGCGTCCAACAGCTTGAGGCAGAGTTTCCATCAGTTGAGAAGTCTTTTTTATCTCAGTCTAGTCATTCGAGTTTTGCTTACAATGATG GCATTGATTGGCGCTGTACTATTCAAATGGATCAAAACCTAATCACTCAAGGGGATATGCCACGGTTTATATTGGACTCATATGAAGAATGCCGTGGACCACCTCAGCTATTCaccctggataa ATTTGATACTGCTGGTGCTGGTGCATGTTTGAAAAGGTATTCGGATCCATCATTCTTTAAGATGGAATCAGTCTCCTCCGGCTTGTtggaaacttatattccaaaggaGAAGAAATCACGTAAGACGAGG AAGAAGGGATCACGTTGGAGGAATTGTCAAAGTCTTGAGTCTTTACTGTCGCCACATGCAAATTCCAA TTTGCATCCAACGACTTCTGATCAGGTTTCAAATAAATCTGCCACAAAATTTAGGAGGTTGAGATCTAGGAATTCAAATGGTACTAGTGGAAGCATTGGAATTAACCTGAGGAAGCTTCTTCTTGAACTGCATTCAGATAAGCAGAAAGTTGTTTATGATAATTCTGGAAGTCGTTTAAACATAAATGTGAATTTAGTTGATTCAAGTGAATTAACTTGTGAATTGCATGACACTGTTATGGATGTGTCAGCAAACCATCCATTAGCAAGATATGCAAGTCCTATCAAGACTCCTACAAAAGAAGTGCCAGTCTTAACAACATATGAGTTGGATTGTTGGAAGGAAGAAATTGAAGAATTGTCAGAAGCACAATATGAACCATTTGGTCAAGTACAAAGTCCACAGAGGATTTTTAACTTCATGGAAAAAAACGAAAAGCTTGCTGATTCTGAAAAAAAATCAGAAGGTAGTGCCTGTGACTATAAGCTAAGTGATCTTGAGAAAACCACATCTCTTCACGTTGTAGATTATACATTGGTAGAGGATGAACTTAAACTAGAAGGCAGTACTGATGGCTACAGGAGTGAAGACATTGGTAGTGAGCTGGAGAATTTCATGGATGCCTTAAACAGCATGGAGTCGGAAGTAGAAATGGATTTTGAAAATAAAGGCAGGCCAGATCTTGGTATTCTGATAAAGGAAGCCCTTGAGATGGATATTGACACCAGTGAAAGACCAGAGGGGCTGCAAACTAACATCTTGAAACCTGGTTCTGCTGAAGTCTCCACATTAAGGTTGAACAACATTCAAAAGGGTGGAATGTCATGCGTTCCATACTCAGATACATCAAGTAATTTAACTGAGATGCCAGCAACTCAAGAAAAACTAATTTCCTCAAATTCTTCTGTGAACTCAGAACTTTGTAATGAAACCCATGATGAAAATAAAGGCAGACCAGACCTTGGTATTCTGAGAAAGGAAGCTCATGAGATGGATTTTGACAGCAGTGAGAGACCAGAGGAGAAGCAATGTGATATTTCTGAACCAGATTCTGCTGAGTTCTCCACTGTGTCAGTAAGGTTGAATGACATTCAAAAGAGTGGAATGTCAAGTGATGTGTACTCAGATACTTTGAGTAATTTAGCTTCAGTGTCAGCAACTCAAGAAGAAGCAGTTTCCTCAAATTCTTCTGCAAACTCAGAACTCTGTGATGAAACCCATGGTGAAAATAAAGGCGGACCAGATCTTGATATTCTGAGAAAGGAAGCTCATGAGGCAGATTTTGACACTTGTAAGATACCAGAGGAGAAGCAAAGCGATATTTCCGAACCAGATTCTGCTGAAGTCCCCACTGTGTCAGTAAGGTTGAATGACGTTCAAAAGAGTGGAATGTCAAGTGATCCGTCCCCAGATACTTTGAGTAATTTAGCTGTGGTATCAGAAACTCAAGAAGTAGTTTCCTCAAATTCTTCTGCAAATTCAGAACTTTGTGATGAAACCCATGATAAAAATAAAGGCAGACCAGATCCTGATGTTCTGAGAAAGGAAGCTCATGAGATGGATTATGACACCAGTGAGAGACCAGAGGAGAAGCTAAGTGATATTTCTGAACCATATTCTGCTGAAGTCTTCACTATGTCAGTAAGGTTGAACAACATTCAAAAGAGTGGAATGTCACATGTTGCATGCTTAGATACCTTGAGTAACTTAGCTGTGATGTCAGCAACTCAAGAAGAAGTTGTTTCCTCAAATTCTTCTGCAAACTCAGAACTTTGTGATGTAACCCACGATGAAAATAAAGGCAGACTCAATCTTGATGTTCTGAGAAAGGAAGCTCATGAGATGGATTTTGAGAGACCAAAGGAGAAGCAAAGTGATATTTCTGAACCAGATTCTGCTGAAGTCTCCACTATGTCAATAAGGTTGAACAACATTCAAAAGAGTGGAATGTCACGTGTTGCATGCTTAGATACCTTGAGTAATTTAGCTGTGATGTCAGCAACACAAGAAGAAGTGGTTTCCTCAAATTCTTCTGCAGACTCAGAAATTTGTGATGTAACCCATGATGAAAATAAAGGCAAACCAGATCTTGATATTCTGAGAAAGGAAGTTCATGAGATGGATTTTGACACCACTGAAAGACCAGAGGATATGCAAACTGAAATTTCGGAACCAGGTTCTGCTGGCCTCTCTGCCGTGTCAGTGAACTTGAACAACATTCCGAAGAGTGGAATGTCAAGTATTCCTTACCTAGATACTTTAAGTAATTTAGATGAGATGCCAGCAACTCAACCGACGGTAGTTTCCTCAAATTCTTCTATGAACTCAGAACTTCATGGTGAGACCAATGATAAAAGCTGTGAAGAGATTTTGCCACATGATGAGGTTGTCAATTCAGCTGAACCCAAGTCTGATGAAGCTAGCAACAGGAAGacatttgatggtttgaatttagatATCAAAGATGAATCTTGCAGTTCATTTGTGATTAAATCAACTTCTAGTCTCATTAACATTGATCCTAAAGAAAGTTTTGATGCACAGCAATTAGTTACTGCTCTCCTGAATGATGCTTCAGCTGGTCTTAACGCCAAAGGAACAGATGAGACAACAAAATGCTTGGATG GTTCAACTTACTTGGGAAGCAATTCTCCTGCAAAACCTCATCATGCAGAGCACGTGGATGAGCCAATTTTAAAAGACATGATGGAGACATTTGAAATGCCCAATGATCTTTCCTGTTCACCAATAAGAAGTGTTTCCATGGATGATTTTGGCAATGAATATTCATTGGTTACCACTGTGCCCACAGCAAAAGAGATGCAGCATTCGTTGGATCAAGATATTGAAACCTTTGCCTCAGAAGAAGGTACAGTAACTAATTCAGGTGGGAGCAGCTTAACATCCATCATCGCCTTTGTCCCTGACACTGGCATGGATTTGCAGCATCACCAATTAGCTGCAGACACAAACAATGGTCAGCATCCTGAAGAAACAAACACAGAAACATCTTTTGATTATATGAAGGGAACTGATGGTGTGGCCCAAAATATGAATG GCTCATCTGTCCAGACTAAAGATGACAATGTTTCTGAAAGCCTTCATCTCACTCATAATCCTGTTGAGCAAATGTCTGAAGAGATGTCTCTGAGGCCCGACACATCTGATCATCTTTCAGACACGAAGCATGAGAGTGGTCTTGCAAAAGATTTTGCATGTTATATTGAAGTTCCCCAACATCTTTCAAATGTAACCATAGGAAAGAGAACAGATTCGATGAATCAAGATGCAGAAGTAGATTCAACTGAAACCATTTTCTCTTCTGTTTCTGCTATTGTTGCCATCAATGATAAAGATTGCTTGACGGAAATGGAAAATCTAATTGCTGTTGAAAATCTATCTTATTCAAGATCAGAAGTTGGCTTCAAAGATGCTGACAGAGTGGCAGAAAACAATGTTGAATTGCCTGAAACACGGCAACTGCAGTTGGAGTTTCTTGCTAACAAAGAGGAATCTCAAGAGTCCCCCAGGGTTAGCTCAGCAGAGGAAACTCAAGAATCTTCCATAATGAACTCAGAAGAACAGGTGCGTTGGTGTTCTGAAAGTGAAACAATTTCTAATAGGGTTATGAATTCTCCCATGTTTTTTCTTGATCATTTGAAATTTCCAAATGAGTTTAATCAAGACAACCCTCAGAAGAACATTCAAGAGATTGAACAGATTATTCACATTGATAATGTGTCAGCTGAAAATTTTCCGTCTAAAGATGAAGCTAAAAGTTATGATCCTTCCTTGATGTATACTCAAGAGGCATCTGGCCTTCGGTCACAGTTGCTAGAGGATAGTACTACTAGTACCTCTGTTTCATATGGACATCAACTAAAGACTTGTGAAATAAATAGTCCAAAGAAGGTGAAAATGTTGGGTAAGGCGGACACTCTGAACATGACAGTTACTTCAGAGGCAGGACAATCAGCATTAGACCCTGGTGTTTCATGCTCTGGAATGTCTGCTAAACATTCATTTAATGAAAATGATGCTGGATTCCTTGGAGACATAGGCATCATGGTGCCAGCAGAGCATGTCCAAGCATATCTGCAAACTTGTACTCATGATGCACATCTAAAATATCCTATGGAAAGCGAACCAGACCTTGGTTCAAAATCTTTTGCACAAGGTTGTCAGAGAAGTGAAAAACATCAGACAACTCTATTGACCGGCATTTTAGTATCTGATCCTGCAAGTTTACCTGGAGTCTCTACGTCACAAGCTGGTGATGAAGTTAAAGTAGAATCAGAATCTTTGCATCACAAGGGTGAATATCTTGAGTTTGGCATTCCttttattgacattgatgataaaCCCTCAGATGGATATGAACCAAACTATCATGCTTTTGTGAACAATGGAAAGTACAATGATTTGGATGAGCTGCCAAATGCAGGCATGGTCGGTAAACTGAGTACAGAAGCCCTTGTTTCATCAAAAGGCAGTCCTCCTGAAGTTTCTGCAGGTTATGCTGTTTCCAATGTATTAGATATGATGTTTTCGCTGGTGTCAAGTTCTGATGTGACTGTTACTGAGAGTGCATCCAGATTATCCCATGAGCCACAGTCAGATGAACCAACTTCCAGCTACCCCATGCAAAATCCTGAAGAACCACCACTTCCCCCTCTTGAATGGAGATCTCGAAAGCTTCCGTTGAGCCCTCTATTACCAATTGAAAATTCATCTCAATCTCTGGCTGGAACAAAAACATTTATGGCACTATCGGACAGCAAACCAGCAAACTTACCTACTGCACCACCATTGGGTTCGTCTGAATTGCCACCAATTATTGTTGATCAGATCCATCAGCATGTATCCTTAGGGGATGCAATTGTGCATTCATTAAATGCATCTTCATCAATATCGTCATCTTCGGAGTATGAGATGAGTCGGTGTGCTTGCAACACACAGGATGGACTAAAATTATCTCTCGTAGATACATTTACACCATCTGCAACAATGGAAAACCAAATCTCTCAGGATTCCACATCACAGGAAGAGAAGATTCAAGTGATGTCAGATAAAAGATTTCCACTTAGCCAACTGTGGTCAGGATTAGGGTTGGTGAAACCTCATTATTCTGATCTCAGTCACCTAAATTTGGAAAAGGAGACAGTCGAGCCTCAGAATCCTTTCTTGGTTGAATCTGCTTTAGGAGATGCTAACCATCACCGTAATTATGGGGGCTTTGGCAGTGTAAATATGCACCTTCTAGAGTCATCAGAGCTCTCAGTCTCTTCAGGTGTTGTACCTGAGCCTAACTTggtatattctttggaagggaatCAGTCCACCCTCTTTGGTTTTGTACCTACAACAGAAGATGATTGGTTTAGTATTAAACCCTGTTCCATACGAAACCGTCCCAGAAATCCACTGATAGAGGCTGTTGCTGCTCATGACAGAAGCACG TTAAGGAAGGTACCGGAGCTGGCTAGGCCTTTGAATGAGTCAAAAGCAGATAAAAAGGATCCATTGCTGGAGTCTAATATTTTGCAGTTGAGAAAGGTATCAGAGATTGTTAAGCCTTCCGATAAGCCGAAGGCAAATGAGAGAGATGCATTACTGGAGCAGATAAGAAACAAG TCTTACAGCCTGAAGCCAGCAGTTCTTTCAAAGCCAAACAGTAAGGGTCATCCAGCGAACATTAAAGTTGCTGCCATCTTGGAGAAAGCAAATGCAATCCGCCAG GTAATTGCGGGAAGTGATGAAGAGGACGGTGGAGATAGCTGGAGTGATTGTTGA